attataaaaatatatttattcagattttcaaaataagacgaattctttaaaaatagtataatataaaaaatcaaatacaagTACGAGGTTTGATAGGTAAAAAAGTCGAGAGGTTCACATATTTTCGTTAgtcttatttttcttgaaaatattagctTGGGTTcacttaattgttttatttgataatattaaaaaataaaaataattgacgcttttgttgtttttattaataagatgaatatataatttaaatcaatCTCAACCATAAATTATTATACAGTACATATGACATGAATTTATAAGGTCATTGAACATTACATGATCTAATTATACTTTACCGGATCTTTATCTCACAAATAGACATTTAAACTTGCATAAATAAAATTGAGCAAATAAACAAACACGTCCGACGTGTCAATTTGTGTCGTATGTGATGTCATATGTGTACtatgccatgtaggactcatgtgtctacttgataattttaaaaaataaaaaaagttgattgttttgttgttttttattattataaattaatgagtatataatttaaaaggatctaaaccataaattattatatagtacACATGATATGAATTTATAAGGTCATTAAACATTACTTGACCTAATTATACTTGATCAAATTTTTATccactatttataaaaatgaatgacatataaaatgagacggagAAAGTATCGTTTAGAAAAATCATAAGTAGtaaaacttattttactaattttttttttaagatttaattgTAAGAATAAAAAGGGAATTGTGAAATATCAGTGTCTTCTTTTTTTCACTCCTCAATTTCTTCTCTCTGCTAATACCGTAAGTTCCCTATATCTCCTCTTTGATTTCCTTTCTCTGATTTCTATTCAATTTGCttcattttgattttgatttgaatttttcttcAATTACTTGAAACCAGATTTTACTGAAGTTGcagattttgattttgttggatatttttgtttctcaatGCACAGTTCGTTTGTCTTGCTATCTCTCTTCTAACTATCAAAAAATTGTTACTTGTATACTTTCATGGCTTATCAAAGATTTAACTAACAATTTGATTGTTTGGTTTTGACTTTGACActgagtttaagaaaataaagagatttTTGAATGTTGTGGGATCTTGTGGTTATGTGGGAAGTTCCAAAAAGGAAAATTGGAACTTAATAGGAAAATTACACAAACAAATAGGAATGGAGGGGTACAtgtatttgttaatttttcatcttttgcaAGTTACAGTTTCATTAGTGGATAAAGCTTAAAATTTAAGATGTGGGTTTATTCCTCTTACTGGAAAGATTAAGATTAAGAGTTATTGGAATTTTAATGCATGGCAAAATTGTGATTTCTTTTAAGATGTGAAAAATCTTTATTAGCAGCATCAATTTCTGGGCTTGTATATTCttgaatttcattttccttggGAAGTTGGCAAGAATGTTCATCATTTGCTTAATCCTTGCAGAGGAAACCATTTCGCTTGCTAGCAGCTCCAACTTACTAATCTACAAGGTTAAGGGTTATTTTACTCGTTGTATGGCTTCCTCAATGGTTGGGGCACAACCATCATTCTCAACACTAGCAATATCAACCAACGAACCTGTTGTTTCAGTTGACTGGCTCCATGCAAACATCAGAGACCCCGACTTAAAGGTTTCTGATCTTTTCAGTCTTAGCAGTCAAAATACTTGGTAAAGAATAAGATGGTGATAGTATGGCCGTTACTACAAATTGTCTAAACTACATTTGCTGCTCTAAATATTAAATCTGAAGTTGCAATTTTTGTTCACTCAACTCATGCCTATAAAAAGgacaattcttttccttttttgttcatttctaTTTAGCAACACATTTGCACATGTTTTCTTTCTCTTCCAATTTTTCGGGTGGGGTATGTGGTGCTGGTTGTATTATGTAAGGCATCTGTCAAATAGTACTgagattttgtttctttttcctATTCTTCTAAAGGTGTTAGATGCATCTTGGTACATGCCAGATGAGCAGAGAAATCCACTCCAGGAGTATCAGGTGCTGACTCCTGAGAAATTCTTTTCTGAATGACACTGCTTTATCTTGAATCACTGATTGCTTTCTAGAAAATATGTTCACAGATAagcaattttctttttctcagTCGCGTTTATGGTAATTTTGTTCAACAGTCACTTTCATTCTGTTTTTCTGGTAGAATTTTCTAACTTCAACTAGAGCAGGTCGCTTGCATTCCTGGAGCACTATTCTTTGATATAGACGGAATAACTGATCGAACTACAAATGTGAGATATCTTCCCTGCTAAATTATTTCTCCTCTAGAAAGAGTGATTTTGCTCGACATAATCTTTGCAAATTACTAAACCTTCTCTGGTTTCAGTTTCTCTTCTACTGTACCATTTTCTGTTTCATTTTTGTCCCATATATGTTTCTCCCTGTACTGTAATAGATGCTTCAGCTAGCCATCCTGCATGCTTTTGAGATAgatttcatcatcttttatgATATAAAGGCTTTGTTGATTTATCAGTTGCCACATATGTTGCCGTCTGAAGAAGCATTTGCAGCTGCTGTGTCTGCTCTTGGTATCAAGAACAAAGATGGGGTTGTTATATACGATGGCAAGGGCATTTTCAGTGCTGCCCGTGTTTGGTGGTGAGTTattcaattgatgataaaagGCGGTTAAGTTCATATTATCCAAAAGTGTCTAATCAATGGAATATGGGTAATCAGGATGTTTCGAGCTTTTGGACATGACAAAGTTTGGGTTTTGGATGGTGGCTTGCCAAGATGGCGTGCTTCAGGTTATGATGTCGAGTCACCTGGTGATGCCATTCTGAAAGCTAGTGCTGCCACTGAGGCAATTGAGAAAGTATACCAAGGACAGATGGTAAGATGAACATTTCTTCCATTTCCTTTATCTCACTATGATCGTAGCCTTGTACATCTTTAAATTAAACAAGATTCCACAAGAATAGCACCTTTTGAAACAATAGGGTGAGGTTCTCTGAGTTTTATTGTCTTCTCGGGACTTTTGCTGCATCGTTCCAAATAGTGCTTAAGTAATGACTCTGTTGGTGCTTCTTGAATATCCGGAGGGCTCCACAGACTCATCTTGTTCATGTTATAACCGTTCATTATGTAAGGATGGGCAACTTTTGTTTGTACCTCAAGTCAGACTATCGTAGATTCTTTTTCCCCTTAACCAATTTAAGAAACAATTCTCTCATTATGTTACTCAAATGAAAATCTATCCTTTTTATAGGTAAATTTACTGAAAAGTGAAAACAAGACCCAGGTGATACAAAAATTGCAGAGATGTTCTTAAGAACTCCTAGTATATGCTTAAAGAGTCAATCAAGTCCATCATATTTGCTTGCTCCTAGATTGTATCCCCTCTGTTCCAAAAATACAAGTATTAAAGATAACTATACTTCACAAAAGTTTCAAGGAACTGTAAGTTGTCTTCCATAGGATGCAGTGAATGATTTGATGTTTGACAAGATCCCAATTCCTTAATTCTTGTTTTATTGGggatgtatatgatgaaaataccTTTTCAATCACACTTTGTCCACTTGGAGTTTATGAATATAAAGTTGAAACATTAGTTTTTCTTGCCGTGTAGAACTTCTAGGTACATTTTCTTTCTCCCTCTCTTCGTATGTTCTGACGTTGTGCATTTAATGTTATATTGTTCTAATGTTTCTCTTAGAACCTTTAATGTGCAGGTTGGACCTTCTACCTTCCAGACCAAGTTTCAGCTTCATCTTGTCTGGAGTCTTGATCAGGTTGGTTTCCTTAATTGCTTTCTGCCGTACAACACTTGGTGGTAGTTGCATCTAGCCATGTATCATGAAGCTGATGGTAATGGCAAGGACTTTTTTTGGATTATTGACATTCAGGCGGTATTCAAAATCCAACTGtttaaaattagatttttttaaagagaAAGGTAAGagtagtattataaagtctcCAGCACAAAGACTATGCTAGGAGCAATATCTACTGTtcaaaaagcaaaacaaaagGTAAAACATGAACGACACTACAAGTGGACTGCAATTTAGTTGGTATTAGATTGTAAGTTTGTTGGTTGATATTTGTTACCCTTAGTGCAACTTTGTTCTGCAAAAATCTACCTCCGTTTCCCTGATTGACTGGTACAACTCTATGAAGTTTGTGAAGAAAATCTAGGAGGACTAGAACTATGACAATTGGAGGATGTTTTCTACAGAATATTTTGATCTGTTCGTGGATTCTGGTTATAGCTGCTCTATGTTAAGGTTAATAGTTTGATGATTGTATGATAGTCCAATACTGGAAAAAAATGTGAACACAATCTTGTCACTTGACATAGGTCAGAAAGATTGGATCTTTCAATATATTCTCCATAAATGTATGTATTCTTATCAGAATACTTCTAGCTTGGCTATAGAAATGGAGATATGATTTCTGTATATTTTCAGGTTAAAAGGAACATTCAAGACCAGACATATCAGCATATAGATGCTCGATCCAAAGCTAGGTACTTCATCATGTCTGCaaacacatattttaaaatgtgaTTGACTAATATGCTAAGCTATTTGTTCAACAACACTCACATGATGATGAGAGTAGattttatttgtcaattatcTTTTGAAGCAGTTATAACCCTTGtgaatttacttttattttacttcTCCCTCCTAATTTATGCGACACATTAAGTCTGAAAATGTTTGGCACATGTTATGAATAAAGTGATGTTCATTTGACCATTCTATACTCTTAAGAGTTCAACTTCAAACTCAAATAATGAGGTTATGCTTTCCTTTGCAACAGTTAGCTCTATATGCAAGTCAAATTGTCTTTGTGCCTTGTTAAATATGTCGTTTGATTAGAGAGTAATATCTTTTGGCATGTCTTGTCATCTATAGGGCCTTGTTGGATGCTTTCCTTATAAAAAATTAGTTCAATATGCTAGTCAAAGAGAGGCTGCTGTCTTGTTGTATGGTTAGAAAGGTCGGAGTAATAAATTTTGGCACATCTTGGGATTTAGATAGTTAGATTGCcgttatatgaatatgtatttctTTCTTATGCTACATTATCTTTAGGACATGTAGACAAAAACTTCTTCTCCTAAAGTGAATGTTGGCATAGCCAAATTTAACATTTTGTAATGGCTGCAATTGATGTGCCTTAGTGAGCAGGAAAACTTAGATAAACATTATTAGTGGTTACCATCGAGAAAGGATGGAATCTGAAAATGTTGCAATTATATCTTTCCTGACAATTCTCAAGTTTACCACAGTCATGGAGTCATGAGTTATTAGGGACCACTCATTACATAATGTGTGAAAGGCAAATTGGGGTGCTTATATATGTTCTCTTTATACAACATAACTAATGTAATTCCATAGTGTGATCTGGGGAGGATAGAGTGCATACAGACTTTATCCCTACCTTGAGAAGGTAGAGAtgttgtttccgatagaccctcGACTCATGTAAAACATTTCAAAGCAgtttaaaaagggaaaacaatAGTAAAGTAGACATATCAAATAGGGAAAGCATTACTTAACattcaaaaaaaggaaaagtagCAATAGCAAAATAATGCGACAAACGAGGTACTAGTAGTAACAGGCAACAGTAGAAGTCACAAGCCAAGGAACTACGAGAACAAATACTAATACTACTAGAATGAGAGGAGAACAAGTACACTTCTCTACACTACCACCAAGCCTTTCCTGCAGGAATGCGAGACAATATTTAATTACCAACTAATATCTACCTCCATAATTTCTATTTAAAGTCATTCCTCGATGAGCTAAAGATGCATCATGTCATGTCCAATAACCTCTCTCTAATACTTCTTTGGTCTACTTCTTCTTGAACCCAACATTGCCAACCTTTCACACCTCCTAAATAGAGCATTTGTGCATTTCCTCTTCACATGTCTTAATCATTTTAGCCTCGTTTCTCTTATCTTATCCGCACGGGCCACTCCCATCTTGTTTTAGATGTTCTCATTCCTAATCTCATCTCTCCTAATATGCCCACAcatcaaccacaacatcatcatTTTCGCACCTCACATCTTCTGGACACGTGAGTTCTTAACTGACCAACAATCCGCCCCATAAAACAGTAGGCCTACCTACCACTCGATAGAACTTGCCTTTAAGTTTTGGTGGTGTATTTTTATCACACAAGACTCTAGAGGCGAGCCTCTATTTCGTCCTTCAACACCAATACGAAGTGTGAGATCATCGTTGATGTCTCATTCTTTTGgattaaacaacaataacaacacacCCATTGTAATCCCATAAAGTAGGGTCAGGTAGAGTGTACGAAAACTTTACCCCTACCTTGGAGGTAGAGAGTCTATTCCAATAGATCCTCAGCTCAAGAAAAAATGGTTCAAAGTAGTATGAAATAGTAAATGACAGAAGTGAGTAACTATGACAAATCATTCTAAACAGTGGCCACAATTGAATAATACAACAATTGTTAAAGAGTCCCACATCAGATTAAAAAAGGATATGTGGTCTCTTTATAGACTTGAGCATTTcttcctttgagctagcttttggggtttgAGTTA
This window of the Solanum pennellii chromosome 2, SPENNV200 genome carries:
- the LOC107011757 gene encoding thiosulfate/3-mercaptopyruvate sulfurtransferase 1, mitochondrial-like — its product is MASSMVGAQPSFSTLAISTNEPVVSVDWLHANIRDPDLKVLDASWYMPDEQRNPLQEYQVACIPGALFFDIDGITDRTTNLPHMLPSEEAFAAAVSALGIKNKDGVVIYDGKGIFSAARVWWMFRAFGHDKVWVLDGGLPRWRASGYDVESPGDAILKASAATEAIEKVYQGQMVGPSTFQTKFQLHLVWSLDQVKRNIQDQTYQHIDARSKARFDGVAPEPRKGINSGHVPGSKCIPFPQMLDGSQTLLSREELEKKFGQEGISLDKPIVASCGTGVTACILVLGLHRLGKTDIPVYDGSWTEWATQPDTPVCTSER